Genomic DNA from Streptomyces sp. NBC_01571:
AAGTAGCGGTGCGTCGGCTCCGCCTTGGAGGGGACGACCCCGGTCACCTGCGGGTTCGCCGGGATGTAGCCGTCGCCGTCCGGGTCCTCGGGCGAGGCGAGCGTCGAGGCCGGCATCGCATGACCCGTGTGCACGGTCGTCGACGCGGCCACGGAGGATGCGGGGCCGGCCGCCGGATCGGCGCTCATCGCCACTCCGGCCAGGCCGAGCGAGGTCAGAACCAGCGCGCTGGACATCAGGATTCCTGAGACGATCTTCGATCTCCGTGCCATGGAGACCCTCCTGCCACATCGGTGGGGGCGGTGGGGGCCGGGCGGCCGTGAGCGGCGTGGGGTGCACGAAGCTGCCGCGGTCGCCCGCGTGACGGACCATCACATGTGCCGGGATACATGGGAGAGCGCTCTCCCAGCCAGGAGTGTTGTGGCGGTGACACAGGAGTGTCAAGGGAAATGGACGGAGGATCACTCCCGGCCCTTCGCGCACCTCTTGAACGCAATCACGTACTGGAGCGCGTACCAGCGAGGGTTCATAGGACCCTGAACCAGTGCATAAGCAGGGCGAGTTGACCGTTCACTCCGCAACAACATCCGGGACTGCGGTCACAACTCTTGACGCGTCGTTCACCTGGATGAAGCATGCATCGGCAAGAGAGCGCTCCCCCATACCTCCCACCGTTCACTTCCTGAACCAGGAGAGTCGCCCCCATGCCTTCAACCCCCACAGAGGCCCAGGACTCGGGCCGGTCGCCGGTGGCTCGGCGTTCCGTACTCGGCGCGATGGCCGCCGCTGCCGCCGCTCCCGGGCTGCTCGGACTGTCCTCGCCCGCGTCCGCGGCCCCCGCCGCGCCCGTGAAACAGCCGCAGGCCCTGCCGGGCGGCGGCGACCTCGGCCCGAACGTGATCGTCTTCGACCCCTCCACAGCGGGTATCCAGTCCAGGCTGGACCAGGTCTTCGGGCAGCAGGAGTCGGCCCAGTTCGGCACCGGACGCTACGCGCTGCTGTTCAAACCGGGCACCTACAACGGGCTCAACGCCCAGCTCGGCTTCTACACCTCGATCGCGGGCCTCGGGCTGTCCCCGGACGACACCACCATCAACGGCGACGTGACCGTCGACGCGGGATGGTTCAACGGCAACGCGACGCAGAACTTCTGGCGCTCGGCGGAGAACCTGGCCCTCAATCCGGCCAACGGCACCAACCGGTGGGCGGTCGCCCAGGCCGCTCCCTTCCGTCGGATGCACGTCAAGGGCGGTCTCAATCTGGCGCCCAGCGGCTACGGCTGGGCCAGCGGCGGCTACATCGCCGACAGCCGGGTCGACGGCTCGGTCGGACCGTACTCGCAGCAGCAGTGGTACACCCGCGACAGTTCGGTGGGCGGCTGGGCCAACGCCGTCTGGAACATGGTGTTCTCCGGCGTCCAGGGCGCGCCCGCGCAGTCCTTCCCCAACCCGCCCTACACCACGCTCGACACCACACCCGTCTCCCGGGAGAAGCCGTTCCTCTACCTGAACGGCAGCGAGTACCGCGTCTTCCTGCCGGAGAAGCGCACCAACGCGCGTGGCACCACCTGGGGCAGCGGAACCCCGCGCGGCACGTCGCTGCCGCTCAGCCAGTTCTACGTGGCCAAACCCGGCGTCTCCGCCGCCACCCTGAACGCCGCGCTCACCCAGGGACTCCATCTGCTGCTGACGCCGGGGATCTACCACCTCGACCAGCCGATCCAGGTCAACCGGGCGGGCACCGTGGTCCTGGGCCTCGGTTACGCCACCCTGATCCCGGACAACGGCGTCACCGCGCTCAGGACGGCCGACGTCGACGGGGTGCGGCTGGCCGGCTTCCTGATCGACGCCGGATCCGTCAACTCCTCCACGCTCCTGGAGGTCGGGCCGGCCGGGGCCTCGGCGGACCACTCCGCCAACCCGACCACCGTGCAGGACGTCTTCGTCCGGATCGGTGGCGCGGGCGCCGGCAAGGCGACCACCAGCATGGTCATCAACAGCCGTCACACGATCATCGACCACACCTGGGTCTGGCGCGCCGACCACGGCACCGGCGTCGGCTGGGAGACCAACCGGGCCGACTACGGCATCCGCGTCAACGGCGCCGACGTCCTGGCCACCGGCCTGTTCGTCGAGCACTTCAACAAGTACGACGTCCAGTGGTTCGGCGAACGCGGGCGCACCATCTTCTTC
This window encodes:
- a CDS encoding coagulation factor 5/8 type domain-containing protein, with product MPSTPTEAQDSGRSPVARRSVLGAMAAAAAAPGLLGLSSPASAAPAAPVKQPQALPGGGDLGPNVIVFDPSTAGIQSRLDQVFGQQESAQFGTGRYALLFKPGTYNGLNAQLGFYTSIAGLGLSPDDTTINGDVTVDAGWFNGNATQNFWRSAENLALNPANGTNRWAVAQAAPFRRMHVKGGLNLAPSGYGWASGGYIADSRVDGSVGPYSQQQWYTRDSSVGGWANAVWNMVFSGVQGAPAQSFPNPPYTTLDTTPVSREKPFLYLNGSEYRVFLPEKRTNARGTTWGSGTPRGTSLPLSQFYVAKPGVSAATLNAALTQGLHLLLTPGIYHLDQPIQVNRAGTVVLGLGYATLIPDNGVTALRTADVDGVRLAGFLIDAGSVNSSTLLEVGPAGASADHSANPTTVQDVFVRIGGAGAGKATTSMVINSRHTIIDHTWVWRADHGTGVGWETNRADYGIRVNGADVLATGLFVEHFNKYDVQWFGERGRTIFFQNEKAYDAPNQAAIQNGGIKGYAAYKVDDSVTTHEGWGLGSYCYYNVDPSELHPDARLVA